DNA sequence from the Hoylesella buccalis ATCC 35310 genome:
TTGCCGTTGACGATATAGATGCCTGGCTGGGTGATGTTGGTAACTTTCTTGCCATCTAGGGTGTATATTTCGGTCTTTTTCTCGCTGACTTTCTGCTCAAGAGCCTCGATGCCAGTTGTGTTGATTACGAAGTTGGCCTCTACAACCGGACTGAACACATTGTAGCCAGCGGCGATAATAAGCAATCTGCAGCTCTCCTGGACGATGATTTTTGCAGCCTTTGATGGCAAAATTTCCGGGTTCTCAACCAGTTCTGTCGAATCCTTGGCTGTCGTGGACAGCCAGATGGAAACCGCTCTTTCATCGTCGGCGTCGACCAACACCTCAACCGGTCCGTTGAATGTTCCTCCCATTGGAGATACTCTCGGGGCCTTCAAAGGCTTTTTGGCTTTGACGGTGAGCACATAGCTTGCGATGGTTGGCCTGTAAACTGCGTCGCCCAGGTAGCTGGCCGTAATCGTGGCGACACCTGGCTTTACTGAATACAGGTCGCCATACTGATCGACAACGCAAACGCTCTCATCCGAACTGGCATATTTGATGGGTTTCACACCATTTGGATTTTTAAGTTCCAAACCATGTCCATTATCCGGACTTTCGATAGTATAGGTATCAGCAACGAAGTGGAAGCCTGCATCTTGCCGCACCACATATCTGGCTTCTGTCACCTCACTATACTTGCCTTCCTTGCTTGTGACGGCCTTGATGGTCATACTCTTGTCCACCTTGATGGTGGATGTGTAGGTCATTCGTTTTGATCCTTCCAGCTTAGGGTTGCTGCCATCCAAAGTATACAGCACCTTGTATGTGCCTGCTTCCATTCCGTCGACGGTAATTGTATTTTCTTGTGCTTCGTCGTATCTCCCGCCGGCCAATGAGAATGTTGGTGCAACCAGCCCAGCAGCACCCTTATCCTCTTTGTAGGTAATGGCTAGCGACTTAATATACAGCGTGCTCTTCACTTTTGAAGTCTGGTTGATGACAATCTCTATCTTTCCTTCCTGTGGTGCATCGGGAACCATGAATTCATATTCCTTTAAATCGTTTGTCAGGGAAACCTTAGAACCATAAGCCACACCATTGACCGAAGCCGACATATCTGCGGCCGTTTCATCTTTCAACTTTCTGGCTGTTACTTTGATTTTTGTTACCTTTCCTATCAAGTCTGTCGTAAACATTGTTGCATGACTGGCTGGCTTTGTTGGCTTGCCTATGGCTTGTCCCGATTTGGGTACAAATGTATAATAGTTGGTTTCTGGCGAGGTAACAGTCCAGTTCAGTCCATTCAGCTCGGTAGTAATACTATCCTGATTTAGGTGATTAGAGCCGAAATTGTAAAATCCCTGCCCTCCACTTGTCTTACTCTTATCCCAAGTAAAACTCCATGTACTTTCTTGTGCGAATGCCACGGACGATACTGTCGCCAGCAACAGAAGCAGCAACACTTTCTTGATACTTTTCATTTTTTTCTCTTTTTGTATTTTATTGATTTGACAATGATATTTCTACTACTTGAAACATAGGTCCCTCGGATGACCGTTAGAGGTTTATACAAGCTTCTTGGTTAGCGGCTAACCATGTTATACGAAGTGTTTGCAAAGATATGAAAAATTAATTAAATAAGGTTTCTTTTTGGGCATTTGTAAATGAAAATCTATGTTTTTGTGATAAAAAGTTTGTATTTATGCGGTTATTGTTTCCTTTTGTGGTAATTTCTATTTTGGCGATGATGTGGGTGTACTTGAATCGTTGAAACTTTCTAATCATTGAGTTGTTTCTGCTACTCCGGAAATTTTCCAACCATTTTATTTTGTTACGAGCTTAGTTTGCAGTATCTTTGCATAAAATAGGCGGCACCTCAGCAATTACAAACAAGCTTGATTGCGTTCGGTTTGCGCTATCTTTGCATAAAAGAGGTTGCGCCTCAGCAAAGCAAGTAAACTTTCTTTGGCTTCGGCTTGCACTCTTTTTGCAATAACTAACATTCGCCAAACTAATAATAAAGATATATGATTCTCTTCTTTAAAACCCCGCAAGAAACCATTATTGCCACCGAGATGGACCATCAACCCTCACAGGAAGAAACCAGCAAACTGTGCTGGCTCTTCGGTGGAGCAGAATGTATAGATACACAACAGCTTGATGGAATCTATGTGGGGCCTCGCCGTGAGATGGTGACACCGTGGAGTACGAATGCCGTAGAGATTACCGAGAACATGAATCTGAGCGGTATCACGCGTATCGAGGAATACTTCCCGGTAAGCTCCAAGGAGGCCACGCACGACCCGATGTTGCAGCGTATGTACGAGAAATTGGACCAGAGCTTGTTCACCGTGAACCATGAGCCGGAGCCCATCAAGCTGGTGGAGAACCTGGAGCAGTATAATGAGGACGAGGGATTGGCTCTTTCACCTGAGGAGATGGCGTACCTGCACACCATAGAAAAGCAGAACGGACGGCCGCTCACCGACAGCGAGATATTCGGATTCGCACAGATTAACTCGGAGCATTGCCGACACAAGATATTCAGCGGCACGTTCATCATCGACGGGGAGGAGAAAGAGTCGTCGCTCTTTGCGATGATCAAACGCACTACACAGGAGAATCCCGGCAAGATTTTGTCTGCCTACAAGGATAACGTAGCCTTCGCACAAGGCCCTGTTATCGAGCAGTTCGCACCCGCTGATCAGTCGACCAGCGACTATTTCCAGGTGGAGGACATTGAGAGCGTGATTTCACTGAAAGCCGAAACCCACAACTTCCCCACCACCGTGGAGCCGTTCAACGGTGCCGCAACGGGTACGGGAGGCGAGATTCGCGACCGCATGGGTGGTGGCGTAGGGTCGTGGCCGTTGGCCGGAACGGCGGTGTACATGACCGCTTATCCGCGTTTGGAAGGCGATTCTCGCACGTGGGAGGACATCCTGCCCGTGCGGAAGTGGTTGTATCAGACTCCCGAACAAATACTCATCAAGGCCTCGAACGGTGCCAGCGACTTCGGAAACAAGTTCGGTCAACCGCTCATCTGCGGTTCGGTGCTGACGTTCGAACATCAGGAAGACGATCAGAAGCTGGCCTACGACAAGGTTATCATGCTGGCTGGGGGCGTTGGTTACGGCAAAAAACGTGACTGTTTGAAGAAAGAACCACAGAAAGGAAACAAGGTCGTGGTGGTTGGAGGCGACAACTACCGCATCGGACTGGGTGGCGGAAGCGTGTCGTCCGTTGACACAGGGCGCTACACCAGCGGCATTGAGCTGAACGCTATACAGCGTGCGAACCCCGAGATGCAGAAGCGCGCCTACAACTTGGTGCGTGCCTTGGTGGAGGAAAAGGAAAATCCGGTGGTATCCATCCATGACCATGGCAGTGCCGGTCACTTGAACTGTCTGTCAGAACTCGTGGAAGAATGCGGCGGAGAGATTAATATGACCAAGTTGCCTATCGGCGACAAGACGCTCAGCGCCAAGGAAATCATTGCCAACGAGAGCCAGGAGCGCATGGGACTGCTCATCGACGAGCGGCATCTGGATCACGTCAAGGCCATCGCCGAGCGTGAGCGCGCACCGCTGTATGTGGTGGGTGAGACTACCGGCGATGCACACTTCTCATTCGTACAGGCCGATGGCGTGAAGCCTTTCGACCTGGATGTGGCACAGATGTTCGGACATTCGCCCAAGACCATCATGACCGATGAGACCGTGACGCGCCACTATGAAGATGTGACTTATAGCACCGACCAGATAGACAGCTATATAAATAAGGTGTTGCAGCTGGAGGCCGTGGCGTGCAAAGACTGGCTCACCAACAAGGTAGACCGCTCGGTAACGGGCAAGATAGCACGCCAGCAGTGCCAAGGCGAAATACAATTGCCGCTCTCCGACTGTGGCGTAGTGGCTTTGGATTACCGCGGCAAGCGGGGTATCGCCACCGCCTTGGGACATGCTCCACAAGCCGGATTGGCGTCGCCAGAGGCCGGTAGCGTGCTGAGTGTGGCCGAATCGCTCACCAATATCGTATGGGCGCCGCTCGAAGATGGGCTGGAAGGCGTCTCATTGTCAGCCAACTGGATGTGGCCATGCCGTGCGCAAAAGGGCGAAGACGCTCGCCTGTATGCCGCAGTGGAGGCCTTGAGCGACTTCTGTTGCTCGCTTCACATCAACGTACCCACGGGAAAAGACTCGCTGTCGCTTACCCAGAAATATCCAAATGGCGAGAAAATCATCTCTCCCGGAACCGTCATTGTCAGTGCGGGGAGCGAGGTGAAGGATGTCAGGAATGTGGTTTCGCCAGTCTTGGTGAACAACAAGAACTCGTCACTCTATTACATCGACTTCTCGTTTGATGACCAACGCATCGGCGGCAGTGCCTTTGCGCAGAGCTTAGGCAAGGTGGGCAGCGATGTTCCGACAGTGAAAAACCCTGAATACTTTGCCGACTGTTTCGAGGCAATACAGACACTCATCAACAAAGGGTGGGTGATGGCAGGTCATGACATCAGTGCCGGTGGCTTGATAACCACGCTGTTGGAGATGACGTTTGCCAACCAACAGGGCGGTATCCATGTGAACTTGTACGATATGAGCGGTGAGGACGTGGTGAAAAACCTGTTTGCCGAGAACCCCGGAGTGGTGATTCAGGTGTCCGACCTGCACAAGCATGCGCTGCGTGAATACTTAGAAAGCGAGGGTATCGGCTATGCCAAGATTGGCTACCCCACACCGAAGGAGCGCAAAATCGTCGTGAAGAAGAATGAATGGCAGCACGAGTTCGACATTGACGCCTTGCGAGAGGCATGGTATCAGACATCATACGAGCTGGACAAGCGGCAGAGTATGAACGGAATGGCCGACCAGCGGCACCGCAACTACAAAGCGCAGCCGCTGCAACTGCGGTTCAACGATGCCTTCACGGGCAAGCTATCACAATACCAGCTCAATGCTGACCGCCGCACACCTTCAGGCATCAGGGCGGCTATCATCCGGGAGAAAGGCACCAACGGCGAGCGAGAGATGGCTTACGCCTTGTATCTGGCGGGCTTTGACGTGAAGGATGTGATGATGACCGACTTGATCAGTGGCCGCGAGACACTGGAAGACATCAACCTGATTGTGTTCTGTGGCGGATTCTCCAACAGTGACGTGCTCGGTTCGGCCAAAGGATGGGCAGGCGCATTCCTATACAACCCCAAGGCCAAGGAAGCCCTCGACAGGTTCTATGCACGCAAAGATACGCTGTCATTGGGCATCTGCAACGGCTGTCAGCTCATGGTTGAACTCAACTTGATCAATCCCGAACATCAGCAAAGAACCCGCATGTTGCACAACGACTCGCACAAGTTCGAGAGCGCGTTCCTTGGGTTGACCATCCCAGAGAACAACAGTGTGATGCTTGGAAGCCTCTCTGGCAGTAAGCTCGGCATTTGGGTTGCCCACGGAGAAGGTAAGTTCAGCTTGCCCGAAGGGGAGGAGAACTACCACATCGTTGCCAAATACAGTTACAACAGCTATCCCGGAAATCCAAATGGAAGCGACTACAGCGTGGCTGGTATCTGCTCCAAGGACGGACGACACTTAGCCATGATGCCCCATCTGGAACGCTCCATCTTCCCATGGCAGAACGCTTATTACCCCTACAAGCGACACATGGACGAGGTAACGCCATGGATAGAGGCGTTTGTGAATGCGAGAGAATGGGTGGAAAAACAGGTGTAGTAGACGAGTAGACAAGTTCACGAGTTGACGAGTCGGCTACATAATAATAAAAGGTATTCATTCGAAAGAAAACAATCACCATTTACAGCGCATGGGCAATCAAATCAAAATACCCGACATGGCAGAGACCTCGCAGGACAACTACCGTTGGTCCACGCTCTTTAAGACATTTGTCAAGATAGGAGCGTTTACCCTTGGCGGCGGCTATGCCATGATACCAATCATTGAAGCAGAGGTGGTTGACCGGCACAAGTGGATTGACAAGGACGAGTTTCTCGACCTCATTGCCATCGCACAGAGCTGTCCTGGCGTCTTCGCTGTCAACATCAGCATCTTCATAGGCTATAAGCTGCGAGGAACGTGGGGAGCCATCTGCACCGCCATGGGTGCGTCGTTGCCCTCGTTTCTCATCATCCTGTTGATCGCTATGTTCTTCCATAGTTTCATGGAAGTGCCATGGATTGCCGCCATGTTCAATGGCATTCGTCCGGCAGTAGTGGCATTGATTGCTGTTCCCACGTTCAACTTGGCCAAGAGTGCTGGCATTTCATTGGTCAATTGTTGGATACCCATCATCTCTGCCCTGCTGATATGGGCTATCGGGGTGAACCCTATTTTCATCATTATTGCCGCAGGTGCCGGTGGATACATATACGGACAATTCATCAAACCCACTGAGTAGCATGATTTATCTCTATCTTTTCCTTACGTTTTTTCAGATAGGTTTGTTTGGTTTCGGTGGCGGTTACGGCATGCTTTCGCTCATTCAGACAGAGACGGTGATACATCATCACTGGCTCAGCAGTGCCGAGTTCACCAACATTGTGGCCATCAGTCAGATGACACCCGGCCCCATTGGCATCAACTCTGCCACCTATTGCGGCTACGCGGCTGTGCACAATGCGGGCTACGGCATGCCCATGGCCATTCTGGGGTCTGCCACAGCCACCTTCGCCTTGGTGCTTCCATCCCTCATCCTCATGATTCTTATCAGTAAAATGTTCATGAAATACATGAACACCGAGCCTGTACAGAATGTTTTCAGCGGACTGCGACCTGCCGTAGTGGGGTTGCTTGGCGCTGCCACCCTGCTGCTCATGAACGAGGAGAACTTTGGCTCTATGATTGAAAACCCATGGCAATTCTGGATCAGTGTGGCTCTCTTTTGCGCCACCTTCATCGGAACAAAATATATGAAGATTAATCCTATCCGGATGATATGCTACGCAGCATTCGCAGGACTCATGCTACTGTATTAATCGTTTATGAGTTGACGAGTTTACAAGTTTACAAGTTGACGAGTTGATAGCATTATTTAGTTGACGAGTTGACAAGTTTACGAGTTGACAAGGTGATAGACATCACTCGCAAACTTTTAAACTCAAAACTTGTAAGCTCAAGACTTTCAGCTCGACAACCTGTCACTTGACTACTCGTCAACTAAACCAACTATCACCTCGTCTACTTGTAAACTCGTCTACTCGTCAACTAAAAAAGAATATCCAATGAACAAACTACATGGTTTTGTAGGTGCCATAACATCTGCAACAGCCTTTGGGCTTATACCACTCTTTAGTCTTCCAGTATTAGCAACAGGCATGCCCTCTACCGCAGTGTTGGTGTATCGCTTCGCTTTTGCCTGTCTCATTATGCTTATTGTGCTGATGTATCAACGGCAAAGTCTACACCTTCATTTTGGCGAATCGCTCCGTCTCATGCTGCTATCCGTCGTCTACACGGGGTCGGCAGTTTTCCTTATTGAGGGCTATCGTTATCTGTCCAGCGGCATCGCAACCGTCATTATGTTTTCGTATCCTGCGTGGACCGCTCTCTTAATGATGATTTTTAGGGGTGAAAAGGCTTCGGTTACAACCTTTTCAGCCATTGGACTGGCCGTGGCAGGTGTATGTTTCTTATCAGGAATTGAGAACGGTGTAGGCAACATCTCTGTTTTGGGCATCTGCTTAGAGCTTTTGTCAGGACTGTCATACGCTATTTATATGGTTGCCTATCCTACAATGAACATACGCACCATACCCACCATAAAAGTTAACTTTTATATATTCTTCTTCACGATGCTGCTGCTCATGCTATACGCCATATTCACATCTGGTGGGTTGCCAGCCATTCATACGGGTATGACCCTACTCAATCTCTTCCTGTTGGGTTTGCTTCCAACTGTAGTAAGCAACATCACCCTCATCTTGGCACTGAAGAATATCGGCAGCACCCTGGTGGCCATCCTCGGCGCTTTCGAGCCACTAACGGCCATGTGCATCGGAATTACCGTCTTTGGTGAGCCGTTTACCACGAGCATTGGCATCGGTTTTGTGTTAATTTTGATTGCCGTTGTGCTGCTCGTCCTGAAGAAATCGCCGGCCGAAGTCCCTACCGGACCCGTTCAACAGCACGAAAGGAAATAAGTCGGGCGTACCGACTTATCTTCCTATAGGTGTCAGCGTAAACTGGAGCCTCTTGTGTCCAAACGGCACACGGTATTCCTCCAGTGCCTCAGCATGGCCGCTCCATGTGTCAATACCGCCAACGCCAGCCATTTCACCGTCGATGTGTAGGTTCGTAAACTTGGACTTCGGAACCTCCTGTATGTGGCGTTGCTCCTTCTCGTCACCATCGTCCAAGGCCTCAACCGTATAATGCAATGCCGATGCAGAGAACGGCTTGTCCGAACGAACCAGCAGCCCCATACCTTTTTCTCCAGTTTGTTTCCACCAGCGCATATCGCTCTTGGTACCCGTTTCTTGTGGGCGTATGTATGGATAGAACTGCTCGTCAGCCGTCTGTTGGTAGATGCCGAAGCACTGAGAGAACTTCCGGTCGGCATAATTCTCAATGGGTCCGCGGCCGAAATACTCACTCTTGTCCATGTTGTAGGGTAGCTGCATCACCATGCCATAGCGCAACATACCGGGAACCTTGGCACCAGCATCGGGAACAAGCGTCTGCGTAATCTCTACTTTCCCGGACGTTGTGATGAGATATTCAATGGTCATCTGTGACTTTACATCCGGCATGTCATAGTACACCGTCACTAACATGGAGTTGTTGCCCAGCCGTTTGACCTTCTGCACGTTGATGTTTTTCACCGTCATGGCAGGGTTGCGCCATATGCTGTACTTCTTGTTGATGCCCGCTCCCATGTCATTATCCGTCACGGCACGCCAGAAACAAGGCTTCAAGACGCCGCCGTCAGCCAGATAAGACACATCACCCACGACATATTTCGTCATCAAACCCGTTTGCTTGTTGAACGAGATAGACACCTGTTGGTTTTCTATCGTCACCTGTTTGTCTTTCTTCTTGCTGGTATTCTTCAATTTTCCGTACCATGCAAGTGTTTCCATCTCGGGTTCTGGGTTCGTGCTTTTTTCTAAATAATAGTCTTTTATAGGAAGCTGTTGGTAGGCCACCACCTGCCCCTTTTGCATGAGAGGTTCCGGCTGCTTCAGCGCAAAGTCTATGTTAAGCTGCACGTCCCTGCTTTGCGGATCGGCCAACAACTGCCCAAGATTGTATGGTAGCGTCAAGTAAGCCGTCTGCTGTGGCTGCACCTGTAGGTTGCTTACGGTGCCCTTCTGCGCCTCCTTGCCATTGACGAGAATCTTCCATTGCAGGGCATAGTTGCCCAGGTCACGGAAGAAATACTCATTCCTCACCTTTATTTTCCCCGCCTTCAAGTCAACGGGTTGTACCCATATGTTCTGGTACTCATAGCCCACCTCATACATGTGAGGGTTAGGTACGCGGTCGGGACTGATGAGTCCGTTGCAGTTGAAGTTGTTGTCGCTGGGATCATACTTGTTGTAATCGCCGCCATAGGTATAGATTCCGCGCTTTGTGTCACGCAAAGCTTGGTCCACAAAGTCCCACACAAAGCCACCTTGAAACTTGGGATATTTGCGCACCAAGTCCCAGTACTCCTTCAAACCACCGCCCGAATTGCCCATGGCATGGTTGTACTCACATTGTATGAGCGGCTTCTGGTCCTCGGGAGCTGATGACAGTGCGTATTCCTCGCATGCTTTTTGAGGGAGGTACATGGGGCAGTACAATTCAGTGTTCGGTCCCTTGATTGCCCGTTCCCAGTGTATCGGGCGTGAGGAGTCCACACTCTTAATCCAATTGAATGCCGCCGTGAAATTGGGGCCATCGGCCGTCTCGTTGCCCAATGACCAAATGATGATACTGGGATGGTTGTAAAACATTTCCACATTGTGCTGGTTGCGTTCCAGAATTTGCTTAGCAAACAAGGTTTTTTTGGTGGGCGCGTCGTCCTCGTAGCCAAAGCCATGCCCCTCCTGGTTGGCCTCGGCCACCACATAAAGTCCATACTCGTCGCACAGCTCATACCACTGTGGGTCGTCGGGATAGTGACAGGTACGCACGGCATTGATGTTGAATTGCTTCATAATCTTGATGTCCTGTATCATCCGCTCACGACTCACGATGTAGCCACCGTCTGGATCCATCTCGTGCCTGTTGGCACCTTTGATATAAATAGGTTGCCCGTTAACCAGCAACTGACAGTTCTTAATCTCCACTTTCCTGAACCCCA
Encoded proteins:
- a CDS encoding chitobiase/beta-hexosaminidase C-terminal domain-containing protein — its product is MKSIKKVLLLLLLATVSSVAFAQESTWSFTWDKSKTSGGQGFYNFGSNHLNQDSITTELNGLNWTVTSPETNYYTFVPKSGQAIGKPTKPASHATMFTTDLIGKVTKIKVTARKLKDETAADMSASVNGVAYGSKVSLTNDLKEYEFMVPDAPQEGKIEIVINQTSKVKSTLYIKSLAITYKEDKGAAGLVAPTFSLAGGRYDEAQENTITVDGMEAGTYKVLYTLDGSNPKLEGSKRMTYTSTIKVDKSMTIKAVTSKEGKYSEVTEARYVVRQDAGFHFVADTYTIESPDNGHGLELKNPNGVKPIKYASSDESVCVVDQYGDLYSVKPGVATITASYLGDAVYRPTIASYVLTVKAKKPLKAPRVSPMGGTFNGPVEVLVDADDERAVSIWLSTTAKDSTELVENPEILPSKAAKIIVQESCRLLIIAAGYNVFSPVVEANFVINTTGIEALEQKVSEKKTEIYTLDGKKVTNITQPGIYIVNGKKMMLQKATGIN
- a CDS encoding chromate transporter — protein: MAETSQDNYRWSTLFKTFVKIGAFTLGGGYAMIPIIEAEVVDRHKWIDKDEFLDLIAIAQSCPGVFAVNISIFIGYKLRGTWGAICTAMGASLPSFLIILLIAMFFHSFMEVPWIAAMFNGIRPAVVALIAVPTFNLAKSAGISLVNCWIPIISALLIWAIGVNPIFIIIAAGAGGYIYGQFIKPTE
- a CDS encoding DMT family transporter is translated as MNKLHGFVGAITSATAFGLIPLFSLPVLATGMPSTAVLVYRFAFACLIMLIVLMYQRQSLHLHFGESLRLMLLSVVYTGSAVFLIEGYRYLSSGIATVIMFSYPAWTALLMMIFRGEKASVTTFSAIGLAVAGVCFLSGIENGVGNISVLGICLELLSGLSYAIYMVAYPTMNIRTIPTIKVNFYIFFFTMLLLMLYAIFTSGGLPAIHTGMTLLNLFLLGLLPTVVSNITLILALKNIGSTLVAILGAFEPLTAMCIGITVFGEPFTTSIGIGFVLILIAVVLLVLKKSPAEVPTGPVQQHERK
- a CDS encoding glycoside hydrolase family 2 TIM barrel-domain containing protein; translation: MKKTLIAASLAILSALPASADLTPVIQKDMPTDTEWHDLQVNEVNRLKLHTNYFAYESAEKALAGDRKASANYLSLNGTWKFHFAEAPDKRPSGFFETSYDDAAWKTISVPGIWELNGYDDPVYVNIGFAWRGHFKNNPPQVPLKDNHVGSYRRIINIPNSWDGKQIIAHFGSVTSNIYLYVNGMYVGYAEDSKVAAEFDITPYVKKGDNLIAFQTFRWCDGSYSEDQDFWRLSGVARDSYLYARNEKVQVSNIKLTADLVNNYQDGALSVDLDVKGSPTVDFDLLNANGISVSKHSVEFKGQSHGNVAFNIKNVKPWTAETPYLFTLVTTVKKGGKVIEVIPQKVGFRKVEIKNCQLLVNGQPIYIKGANRHEMDPDGGYIVSRERMIQDIKIMKQFNINAVRTCHYPDDPQWYELCDEYGLYVVAEANQEGHGFGYEDDAPTKKTLFAKQILERNQHNVEMFYNHPSIIIWSLGNETADGPNFTAAFNWIKSVDSSRPIHWERAIKGPNTELYCPMYLPQKACEEYALSSAPEDQKPLIQCEYNHAMGNSGGGLKEYWDLVRKYPKFQGGFVWDFVDQALRDTKRGIYTYGGDYNKYDPSDNNFNCNGLISPDRVPNPHMYEVGYEYQNIWVQPVDLKAGKIKVRNEYFFRDLGNYALQWKILVNGKEAQKGTVSNLQVQPQQTAYLTLPYNLGQLLADPQSRDVQLNIDFALKQPEPLMQKGQVVAYQQLPIKDYYLEKSTNPEPEMETLAWYGKLKNTSKKKDKQVTIENQQVSISFNKQTGLMTKYVVGDVSYLADGGVLKPCFWRAVTDNDMGAGINKKYSIWRNPAMTVKNINVQKVKRLGNNSMLVTVYYDMPDVKSQMTIEYLITTSGKVEITQTLVPDAGAKVPGMLRYGMVMQLPYNMDKSEYFGRGPIENYADRKFSQCFGIYQQTADEQFYPYIRPQETGTKSDMRWWKQTGEKGMGLLVRSDKPFSASALHYTVEALDDGDEKEQRHIQEVPKSKFTNLHIDGEMAGVGGIDTWSGHAEALEEYRVPFGHKRLQFTLTPIGR
- a CDS encoding chromate transporter gives rise to the protein MIYLYLFLTFFQIGLFGFGGGYGMLSLIQTETVIHHHWLSSAEFTNIVAISQMTPGPIGINSATYCGYAAVHNAGYGMPMAILGSATATFALVLPSLILMILISKMFMKYMNTEPVQNVFSGLRPAVVGLLGAATLLLMNEENFGSMIENPWQFWISVALFCATFIGTKYMKINPIRMICYAAFAGLMLLY
- the purL gene encoding phosphoribosylformylglycinamidine synthase produces the protein MILFFKTPQETIIATEMDHQPSQEETSKLCWLFGGAECIDTQQLDGIYVGPRREMVTPWSTNAVEITENMNLSGITRIEEYFPVSSKEATHDPMLQRMYEKLDQSLFTVNHEPEPIKLVENLEQYNEDEGLALSPEEMAYLHTIEKQNGRPLTDSEIFGFAQINSEHCRHKIFSGTFIIDGEEKESSLFAMIKRTTQENPGKILSAYKDNVAFAQGPVIEQFAPADQSTSDYFQVEDIESVISLKAETHNFPTTVEPFNGAATGTGGEIRDRMGGGVGSWPLAGTAVYMTAYPRLEGDSRTWEDILPVRKWLYQTPEQILIKASNGASDFGNKFGQPLICGSVLTFEHQEDDQKLAYDKVIMLAGGVGYGKKRDCLKKEPQKGNKVVVVGGDNYRIGLGGGSVSSVDTGRYTSGIELNAIQRANPEMQKRAYNLVRALVEEKENPVVSIHDHGSAGHLNCLSELVEECGGEINMTKLPIGDKTLSAKEIIANESQERMGLLIDERHLDHVKAIAERERAPLYVVGETTGDAHFSFVQADGVKPFDLDVAQMFGHSPKTIMTDETVTRHYEDVTYSTDQIDSYINKVLQLEAVACKDWLTNKVDRSVTGKIARQQCQGEIQLPLSDCGVVALDYRGKRGIATALGHAPQAGLASPEAGSVLSVAESLTNIVWAPLEDGLEGVSLSANWMWPCRAQKGEDARLYAAVEALSDFCCSLHINVPTGKDSLSLTQKYPNGEKIISPGTVIVSAGSEVKDVRNVVSPVLVNNKNSSLYYIDFSFDDQRIGGSAFAQSLGKVGSDVPTVKNPEYFADCFEAIQTLINKGWVMAGHDISAGGLITTLLEMTFANQQGGIHVNLYDMSGEDVVKNLFAENPGVVIQVSDLHKHALREYLESEGIGYAKIGYPTPKERKIVVKKNEWQHEFDIDALREAWYQTSYELDKRQSMNGMADQRHRNYKAQPLQLRFNDAFTGKLSQYQLNADRRTPSGIRAAIIREKGTNGEREMAYALYLAGFDVKDVMMTDLISGRETLEDINLIVFCGGFSNSDVLGSAKGWAGAFLYNPKAKEALDRFYARKDTLSLGICNGCQLMVELNLINPEHQQRTRMLHNDSHKFESAFLGLTIPENNSVMLGSLSGSKLGIWVAHGEGKFSLPEGEENYHIVAKYSYNSYPGNPNGSDYSVAGICSKDGRHLAMMPHLERSIFPWQNAYYPYKRHMDEVTPWIEAFVNAREWVEKQV